The DNA sequence AGAAGAAATAACCACAAGCGAGAAGGTAAAAGCATTCCAGTACTCATAGAAATAAAGGCAAGATTGAAGATGGGCATCGTCGAGCATTAGCCTGAAGATCTGAGCATTGCTTTCATTGAACTCAAACTTGTTATCCTTGGATTTGGTACTCTTTCTAATCTCAACATTGGTTTTGGATGAGAATCCAGAAGCTGAATCAGAGGAGCCACAAAAGGTTTCCTTGTATTAGATCTAAAATAAAGGACATtcaagtcttttaaaatttttttaaaggtgtaatggatattaaagggtaaaacaaaaaaatttaccaatacaagggtatatatatatatatcgtcaTGGTCCTTCTAAATAGGGCATTAGGCCAAATTGCCCCGAGAACAATTGCTAAAAGCTAACTTCCAAAACTAGATTCTAGATTGGGCTAAGTTGGTTTACTACAGAAATCCCGACCCAATCCATATTGGGTCTATATGGGCTTATTAGCCGACTAATATATATCCAATAATGGGCCAGAAGATTGCTGATCCGAATGGACTTCCTAATCGACCTTTCCCTTCACATTCTCCCAATATGGGCTTACTAACAACTTTTGGGCGaagatatatttaatattgGGCCAAATGAATGCTGACCAGGTCCAGATGTACCTTCAGCTTCAGTTGTTTTCAGACTTTAGTCACGTACTGGCGTCAGAGGTGGAATTGGAATCCCAAGTCGACCTTCCCCGTTCTCACCCCACAGCCAATGGACGGCCAACCACAAAATATctatttaagtaattttaataaattattttacatttttgtttttcttctctttttgagataaatcataaatttatataaaaaaaaagaaaagaaacaaatctTTGATTTTTCACATTCGTAGGAAATCAAATTACAGACCGCGTAGAAAAAGATTGGCGACGCCGTTCGAGAAATTCCAACGAAAACGATCCCGTTTTCTTGTATGTAATATTTGCGAAAGGTTTAAGACCGACGGTGTTTCGCTGCAGACAAAAGAAATCAATCAGGAAGGAGGTCGTActgacatatatataataatgaatgaACGAATGAATGCCGTAGATAGTCTCATTCAATTTTCTGCTCTCCCCCATTTCGCTTCCTCTCTGTGCTCTCTGCAAATCTAGCTCCCGGTATTTGTCTCCTCCATTCAGGTCCTCTTCTGCATATTCGTTCAAGATCTGTGCTGTTAATTTTGTCGGTGATGTATAATTTCTTGATATTCTTGTTCAATTCATCGTCTTGTTTTTTGTGTGTTTATTTGCTTCCATATACACACTAGATCGGCTAAATCTTCAATACCCATGTCTCAGATTTTGCTAATGAACTCCATTTCCGGTTCATTGTTAAGTTTCGGATGCTTGGACTTCCTTTTATAGTTggtacaaaaattgatcttgaaGACCTAGATAGATTTAGCATCGAAACTTTTTGAGTTTGGGGGATTTTAAATTTGGGAACAATGTCTTCGATTCGTTTCGATGCTCCTAAGCAGTACTATGCCACGAGTAGTCTCGTGATTGGATACGCTCTCTGTTCGAGCTTGCTCGCTGTGATTAATAAGTATGCCATTACCAAATTCAACTATCCTGGCCTTTTGACTGCATTGCAGTACTTAACCTCTGCTCTGGGTGTTTGGGTTCTGGGAAAGCTGGGGTTTTTGCACCATGATTCCTTCACATGGGAGACTGCCAAGAAGTTTTTACCTGCTGCCTTTGTTTTCTATCTCGCAATCTTCACAAACACCAATCTTCTTCGCCATGCCAATGTGGATACTTTCATCGTGTTCAGATCCTTGACACCCCTTTTGGTTGCAATTGCTGATACCGCATTTAGGAAACAACCATGCCCTTCCAAGCTTACATTTGTATCATTGTTGATCATTTTGGGTGGAGCTGTTGGGTATGTGGCCACTGATTCAGGTTTTACTTTGACTGCTTATTCTTGGGCATTTGCTTATTTGGTGACAATTACTACTGAAATGGTTTACATCAAGCATATGGTCACCAATCTTGGGTTGAATACTTGGGGTTTTGTGTTGTATAACAATTTGTTATCCTTGATGGTGGCTCCGTTGTTTTGGATTCTTACTGGAGAGTATTCTGATGTGTTTGCTGCTCTGGCAACAAGTTCTGGGAGTTGGCTTCAATCCAGTGCATTTTTTGCCGTATCGTTGTCGTGTGTGTTTGGTTTACTCATCAGTTTCTTTGGGTTTGCAGCAAGGAAGGCGATCTCTGCAACAGCATTCACAGTTACTGGTGTGGTTAATAAGTTTCTCACAGTTGCCATTAATGTTTTGATATGGGATAAGCATGCCAGTCCCTTTGGATTGGTTTGCATCCTCTTCACAATTTCAGGTGGAGTTCTTTATCAGCAATCAGTTACCAAACCTGGCAGTGCTCCGCCGCAACGAGAGTCAACTGTGTCTAAGCAGAGTAGCAGTGAGAATGATGAAGGTGGTGATTTTGAGGAAGAAAATCAAGGAAGGGGAATTCATGGTAAACTTGCTTCTGTATAAGACCTTTGTATGTTTCATTTTCTAGCCTCCATGAAAACAGTTTCATAATATTTGATGTGCTTCGTCTGGTATTAGTGATTCTGTATTTGGAGCAAAAACTCTAGGTATTAATGACTCAGGAAATATTCTGTATTAGATTTTACGgatattataatttcttttccGAAGATGAAATGGTTCGCACTTATGCTGACCTATCCTTTTGTTATTCCATGGATTCTTCTCTGGCAATTGTTTAACGTCATATTTACTGCTCATACAGAGTAATGTTTGCATTTGAAACCAAATATCAAACCTTAGCGGTGTTATTTCATggctaaatttaattttaaagagTTTTTTAGAAGGCCTTCCCATGATATAGCGTATTAACATCCACACTTTCCCAAGCAATGTTGGTGGCCAAATAGTAATATCAAGAATTTATTCAGTGTGGTGCAAAgtaatttttaatcaaaatctaAGGATTATAGAAagatttaacttcttttttccaGGAGTTGACCCTTTCCATCTCATGGCTGACATCAAAGCTATTTTCCACTTGAAACCTTTTGTAGTCTGTACCTTTCGTTACTCAAGGGCCAAAGCCACCGATCGCTGGTGCTTGATAGTAAATAGAGCATATTATGACTTACTCTTTGAGAATACAAGGGATTTTTTCCTAATCCTTGCCTTCTATAAAGTCTGTAGTTATGCATGTGACAATAGTCAGGCTCCTTTTTATGCTCCGAGGAAAGGATTTACAACTTCTGAAAATGTTTTAGTTCTGCTTATTGGAGATGCATGAAAGCCTAGACTGTTACTAGCCGGTGCTAAGGAATGCAGACAGGCTTTTGTATTCGTGAATGCAAGAGTATGactatgattttgaaaattatgtacGAACTACAATTGTTAGATCACCAGAAATCATTGCAAGAACAAAATCCTTCTTTAAAATGGTGAAACCGATTCCTGTCCCGCACTATTATTTCCCTATTGTAGACTTTTGAGATAAGCTTGCTTGCAGTGTGACAATCAACACAAACACGAAGGTTTTTGACTACTCTGATCGATGTCCCAGGATTTGTACTCAAGAGTCCAAATGCTATTGCCAACTTCTCACTGTGAAGGCTTAGTGCAGcctctttttcctcttcatctgtATTCAAAAATACCTCTGATGTGTCAGGAACATAACCAGCTTTCTTTAATTGGCAGATCATATCTTCCACCATTTGATAAATCCTTGTGGATTGAGGGTGTGATGAATCCCCCTTCACAAATTCATGGACAATTCCATCGACCTCAATAAGACTGCATCCTGGAGCCTTGTTTATGTTTCTTTCTGCCATCAAGTCCCTAATTCTTTTAGCTTCCTCCCACTTTTTCATTGAACTATATATGTTTGATAAGAGCACATATGTTCCATCATTTTCTGGGTCAAGTTCTAAAAGTCGTTGAGCAGTTCTTTCTGCAGCCTCGAGGTTGCCATGGATTCTGCAAGCACCAAGAAGGCCTCCCAAAACAAAATGATCTGGTGCCATTGGCATCTTCTCAATCAATTCCTCTGCCTCGGTTATTCTACCAGCTCGTGCTAATATGTCAATTAAACAACCGTAGTGTTCAATGGTAGGCTGAATGCCATACATATTAGACATGGAATTGAAGTGTGAAATCCCTTCATCCACCAGTCCAGCATGACTACAAGCAGCCAATACCCCAACAAAGGTTATTGCATCTGGTTGCACCCCACTTCTCTGCATCTCATAAAAATGCCTTAAAGCCTTCTCCCCTTGTCCAGACATGGCAAGACCAGTAATCAAGGTGGTCCAAGTCATAACATCTTTCTCAGGCAGTTCTTTAAAAACTTTCAGCGCATTCTCTATGCTTCCACACTTTGCATACATGTCCACAAGTGCTGTACCCAAAGTAACGTCCACTTCAATTTTCTCTTTCTGTATGTAGGCATGCAACCACTTCCCAAGCTCAAGAGCACCTAAATGGCCGCAAACAAGCAGCAGGCTGACCATGGTCACCTTATCGCCTTTTTCGCCCCGAAGCTGCATTTCCCGAAAGAGTAGTAAAGCTTCTTCATAATCACTATCCTCAACATATCCATTAATCATTATATTCCAACAGAACAAGTTCCGTTCCGGCATCTTGTCAAATAAGTCCCGAGCCAGTGATACACATCCACATTTGCAATAGACATCCATAAGAGCTGTACTAAGTACCACATGGGATCCAAACCCATTTTCATCTGCGTACTTGTGCACCTGTTTTGCAGTTTCCAAATCTCTTGCCTTGGAGCAGGCACTTAAGACATTTACCAACGTAACCTCATTAGGTTTCACGTTTCCACTTTCCATTCTATTAAAAAGCACCACAGCTTCAGTGGGTTCATCCCATTGAGCATAAGCTCCAATCATAGTTGCCCAAGAAACCACACTTTTCTCCACCATTTTGTCAAACACCTTTCGGGCTGAAACCAAACACCCACAAGTCGAATACATATTCATCATAGTGTTCTGAATATAAGAATCGGAAGCAAACCCAAACTTGGTAGAATGACAATGCAGCTGCTTTCCCTCCCGCAAATCCCCGCAAGACTTGAACAGGGAAGGAAATGTGAACCTGTCGGGCAATAAACCACGGAAAAGCATTTCTTGGTAGAAAAGCATGGCCTCGGAAGGCAAACCCCTATTGGTATAACCTCGAATAATGGAATTACAAGTAAAAGTGGTGGGATTGGAGATTTGAGTGAAAACCAGACGGGCATAGCGGAGGCTTCCGTGTTCTTGGAGAGCACAAAAGGCAACGATTTTGCTGGCGGTGAACGCGTCAAAGAAGAGGCCGGTTCTTAGCAATTGAGCGTGGATTTGCTTGAGCTGGGAAACATTGGCGCATTTATCAAGCAATGCGAGACATGGATGAGGATGAATTGGATGGTCGTTGGTGGTGGCTATGGAGTTGGCAGTGAAAGCTGCGGTGGTTGCCGTTGCGACAATGGTGGTGGAACTGGAAGTGGGGTTCTTCAAGATCGAGTTATCAGAAGATAATGGTGGTCTAATATGGTGGACAGACAGAGGAGCAGCCATTGCTGCTGTTTATTAGGTTCGCTCTTCGTTATTTCAGTTGGAAAAATCACTgccaaaataattgatataagatAATAAACTAGTGAATCATAACTGGCAACGGGCCGGGTTGTCGGGTTTCTGATACAGTGCCAATTCCAGGCTTTTGGGGTTCGTTactattgaaattttttgtgaatttatttactTGGCAACGCTACCAATTTTTAAGTTGAACAAGTGATGTTTACCTACTCACATCCTAAAATCTTATATAACTAAAGTTTATAGTATGACTGGCCTTGCAAAAGAGAGAATGGTactttgtctctttttttttaattaaataagagcAAATGGTACTTGTACTCCACAAAGAAATTATATAAGGTTAGGAAGCATATATAGTTGTGGAAATGTTATATATCgtattgtttaatttattgggtttttttttttcaattcaataatattttatcttccATCAGAatgctttctcttttcttccttttagtTTTCTTATGGGGTCTGCTGTCTGTGGCTTATACTCCACCTATTATGCATTTGGAGGTAGCACACCATTATAAGTCAAAGTTGAACACTACTAAAATTAACGAATAACAAACAATAAGCATGCTTGGACGGCCACTTTATTATTcgtaaaaataaacaaattatattttatcaagcCAGCGACCAATGTCAATTAAATTcgcagccttttttttttttttttgtatttgctATTATTAATACTTCCCATTACCACTCACTCTAGTAGGATCTTAAAATGATTTTCGTTTCcaattttctttaaattccaAGGAATTAACATCCTTTTCAGTACCAAAACTtgcttttaaatatattaacccCTTGAGCTTTACACCATGTACGTAATCCATCAATCTTGGCTTATAATCACAATTTATATAAGCAATTTGATTAGAGTAAAATTAAACTCGCAACCAACcacaatcaaagaaaaaaacattatttttttttttccccctttactTTTTTCCATGTATATGTTGTCAAATCCAACGCAGATACccaattttaacataaaaattcaattgaaaCAAAGCCCTTTTCATGCATTGGAAATTGTGGCCTTCTCTTTCATCACCTACACAGCATGACTTATCTCTAATAATTTACCTAATTTAGTGACTCCCGTGCTCACTTGGGTATATGCTAACGCCACACTTAATGATTTAAAAacacttcaatttcaatttctttctcttattttatacacaataattattaatttcctTCGCTTTCTCATTTTCATCCACAAGGAACATCAATCTTATCCAttcaaaattcttctttttgagaaaaaaaaaaaaaagaaaaggaccaACAAAAGTCAATTGTGTATATTGCCACCGCCCATTTCACTAAACAAAATGATGAACAAGCGTGACAATGCTTTGTTGGCTAATTTGTCTTTTTTCATTAGGAGCTAAATATATTAACTTAGCATGCCTTCTCTATTATaataattctaattaattaaaaaggttCCCCAAAAGCTAAGCAAATGACCACGCTAACAatctacatataaataaatcctTTTTGTGGGATAAGAGCAGCAGTTTTAGACAAAATTTGGTTCTAAATCCAAATGGGTAATTGTCGAACTTCACCAACAAATAATGCTATTGGTTTCTGCCTTCTCCCTTCAGAACTCATAGAGCGTATACTTCTCTGCCTGGCCTTACCTGAAATTATCCGATTCAAATTGGTCAGCAAAACTGTGGCTTCGATTATCTCCCACCAAGATTTTGTTCGCCAATATAATTTGAGACTGCGCTCCACAACTTGGCTCTTTCTCTTCAAGAAGCGCTGCCATCGGTATTCTCTTCTCGACGGTTTCGCCGAACGGTCCGACCGGTGGTTCCGGATTCCGATCTCTAATTTGTTGAAACCTTTTATTTTTCCAGGGGAGGATCTTTTCTTTTTGACTGCTGGTGGGAATATTTTCCTCTTTGCTTCGAATTCTCATCAGGCGGTTATTACAGTTAATTTGGTCACCAATACCGTTAGGAAGATCCCTCCCACTCCTTTGGGCCCACGCGGCACTTGTTCCTGGCGAAGATCCGGAATGAAATTATTGCCTGGCCCAATCGGGTCGGAGCATTTCCGCTTCTTGTTTGCCGAGTTGGTAGAGAATCGTCCGGTAGTGTTCGAGTATGACTCCGAGACTGATAAGTGGCAGTCTATGGTGGCCAAAGAGGACGATGCCGGCTCGCTCCGTGTTTCCGAGAGA is a window from the Ziziphus jujuba cultivar Dongzao chromosome 11, ASM3175591v1 genome containing:
- the LOC107431685 gene encoding pentatricopeptide repeat-containing protein At1g08070, chloroplastic, producing MAAPLSVHHIRPPLSSDNSILKNPTSSSTTIVATATTAAFTANSIATTNDHPIHPHPCLALLDKCANVSQLKQIHAQLLRTGLFFDAFTASKIVAFCALQEHGSLRYARLVFTQISNPTTFTCNSIIRGYTNRGLPSEAMLFYQEMLFRGLLPDRFTFPSLFKSCGDLREGKQLHCHSTKFGFASDSYIQNTMMNMYSTCGCLVSARKVFDKMVEKSVVSWATMIGAYAQWDEPTEAVVLFNRMESGNVKPNEVTLVNVLSACSKARDLETAKQVHKYADENGFGSHVVLSTALMDVYCKCGCVSLARDLFDKMPERNLFCWNIMINGYVEDSDYEEALLLFREMQLRGEKGDKVTMVSLLLVCGHLGALELGKWLHAYIQKEKIEVDVTLGTALVDMYAKCGSIENALKVFKELPEKDVMTWTTLITGLAMSGQGEKALRHFYEMQRSGVQPDAITFVGVLAACSHAGLVDEGISHFNSMSNMYGIQPTIEHYGCLIDILARAGRITEAEELIEKMPMAPDHFVLGGLLGACRIHGNLEAAERTAQRLLELDPENDGTYVLLSNIYSSMKKWEEAKRIRDLMAERNINKAPGCSLIEVDGIVHEFVKGDSSHPQSTRIYQMVEDMICQLKKAGYVPDTSEVFLNTDEEEKEAALSLHSEKLAIAFGLLSTNPGTSIRVVKNLRVCVDCHTASKLISKVYNREIIVRDRNRFHHFKEGFCSCNDFW
- the LOC107431707 gene encoding uncharacterized protein LOC107431707; the encoded protein is MGNCRTSPTNNAIGFCLLPSELIERILLCLALPEIIRFKLVSKTVASIISHQDFVRQYNLRLRSTTWLFLFKKRCHRYSLLDGFAERSDRWFRIPISNLLKPFIFPGEDLFFLTAGGNIFLFASNSHQAVITVNLVTNTVRKIPPTPLGPRGTCSWRRSGMKLLPGPIGSEHFRFLFAELVENRPVVFEYDSETDKWQSMVAKEDDAGSLRVSERVGDHIFLSVMHGANESSVIAIKSPNNTPVILRPRFDGRTGEDRQLTVGFSWGKSIDRLHVCGDGYMMIAKSDGVDGANTRVRMLKDIEMLGLGLNGRNWEMISKLPGKLMEQIKKPYGVMMGCLEGINGTINAVLMSNLEGLWDIIWLRYDIVGRQWTWVPLPDCRMKGLNMAGIAFSSGLTLP
- the LOC107431728 gene encoding GDP-fucose transporter 1 gives rise to the protein MSSIRFDAPKQYYATSSLVIGYALCSSLLAVINKYAITKFNYPGLLTALQYLTSALGVWVLGKLGFLHHDSFTWETAKKFLPAAFVFYLAIFTNTNLLRHANVDTFIVFRSLTPLLVAIADTAFRKQPCPSKLTFVSLLIILGGAVGYVATDSGFTLTAYSWAFAYLVTITTEMVYIKHMVTNLGLNTWGFVLYNNLLSLMVAPLFWILTGEYSDVFAALATSSGSWLQSSAFFAVSLSCVFGLLISFFGFAARKAISATAFTVTGVVNKFLTVAINVLIWDKHASPFGLVCILFTISGGVLYQQSVTKPGSAPPQRESTVSKQSSSENDEGGDFEEENQGRGIHGKLASV